TTTAGTGAAGAACATGCCCGGACGTGGAGACAGAGAGCCCGGGGCAACCTCGTTGTCTCACTGGAGTCAGGCTGCGGCAGGGTTTCTAACCAGCTGGCCACTTTTTCAGACGGCAGTAAAGCATGTGTGCGTTATGGGATAAACGCGGACCAGATACAAGGAGAAACTTTGTCCTATTACTTGGCTAATCTCCTCGGCATCACAAACATACCGCCAATCATCCTCTCCCGACTGGACGTTGACGGCGAACAATGGGGCTCTGTGAGGCAGAGAGTTGATGGCTTGCAGTGGTCGGCGGGAGCAATTGTGTCCCTAACTGAATGGGTCGCAAACCTCACAGGAGTCGTTACACCTGCACCTCTGCGGCAGGAGAGCAGGGGTCTTCATCCTTTGTTGCCGGAGCTTGAGAACAAAACTATTGCGGGACTGCTCGAGCTTGTACAGTGGACTGATCTAATAATATTTGACTACCTAACAGCGAACTTCGACAGGCTGGTTAGCAACCTCTTCAGTCTGCAATGGGACGCCCGGGTAATGGAGAGGGATACCAGCAACCTCCTGAGAACACCAAGCGGGGATTTGGTTTTCATTGACAATGAAGCCGGCCTGGTGCACGGGTACCGGGTGCTGGACATGTGGGAGCGGTACCACAGCACCGTCCTgagctcagtgtgtttgttcCGAAAGGCGACAGCGCAGCACATCATAGATTTACACCGCTCCAGAGATACACGGATGCGGCTGCTCGAGCTCTACCGGGACAGGGAGCCTTTAGCCACAGAACTGGGCTTT
Above is a genomic segment from Clupea harengus chromosome 3, Ch_v2.0.2, whole genome shotgun sequence containing:
- the LOC105900757 gene encoding four-jointed box protein 1-like, translated to MRFVSANLLALFLLCTCSCVLYVWSRLEDRLGRQKRGFHGAGALFAYSKSADLSARTFRALLTVPAAQKSHHYNRIDSHNSSNTKEKPANIVKRNYHTHVTKMTSNKRDALRFSEIIEDGIFWSQRLDDHLPVGFSEEHARTWRQRARGNLVVSLESGCGRVSNQLATFSDGSKACVRYGINADQIQGETLSYYLANLLGITNIPPIILSRLDVDGEQWGSVRQRVDGLQWSAGAIVSLTEWVANLTGVVTPAPLRQESRGLHPLLPELENKTIAGLLELVQWTDLIIFDYLTANFDRLVSNLFSLQWDARVMERDTSNLLRTPSGDLVFIDNEAGLVHGYRVLDMWERYHSTVLSSVCLFRKATAQHIIDLHRSRDTRMRLLELYRDREPLATELGFLSDEHARTLQNRIDRLYKHILNCKDKYSQL